The window CGCGTTCCCCAAATCACCAGCTTCAAGTGCCCTTCGGCCCACGGACTAAAGGATGCATCAAGTGGCTGCGTCGCTTGCAGCTGGCTCTGCGCTTGCTGCAACTCAGCGGTGCCACCGGTACTCTGGCCTTCATGATCCTTCTCACGGGCATGGACACCATCATGGCATGGGTCTTGAGGATTGCGGTACAATGCACGCCCCAGCCCTCCGATCTGTTGCTGCAAGTCATCTTCGCTGACACGTGTTTCCTTTCCTGAATGCAGGCCGGCTTCTCCATTCTGCACTGCACCTATGCCATCTACCATCTGTCCCGTAGCGCCGGTAGTCGCACGCCCGGATCCTCGGCCGCCTATCAACTAttcgccgccgttgccgattTATGCGTCATGTCTGCGTATGCCTTTGGTGCCATCTCTGTGCACAAGGATGCCGCTGGCTGGCATACGCTGTTTTCCAACCAGAACCTTATGCACTACTTCATACCCGCTGTCTATTATACCCTCATCGGAGCCTCTGGCTTGCACTTGATCTCCATTTCCTTGTCACTTTGGCTGGGGTTCATGTTCCGCAAGATTAGTCTTCTGCCGCCTGACATGAATCCTCTGGAGGATCATCTGACTGCCAGGCCGTTCCATAAGAAGAACAAATCGTCCGTTACTACAACCAGCAGCTTCGCGAATGAAAAGCAGTGTCTCGTTTCTGTTGAGAACATTTCTCGACCCCCGGGCATCCCCTTTTTGCACACGAGAGCCGGCTCATTCAACTCAACTACGACACGAGACTCAACAGTGAACCTCCCCCATAGGCGGTACCAACTCGCCCCCGGAAGCCCTGAATGTCTGCCGAATTCAGAGTACGTCGCGTCACCCCCGCCCAAGTCTTCGCGGCGTGGCACGTACACGGAGCTTCCCAACGCCGATCCTGCTGCGCTGAAACCCAGTACTCCATCCAGCGGCATCATACAGGCTCGCAGACCCAAATTTACCGAATCATGGACGCCGACCGACTCAATGATCCTTAGAACAAACGAAAGGAGTTGTGGTATTGGCCTTGCCGGGGCTCAAGTGTCAGGGAAAATAAGCAAGCCAACTGGGAGACCATCTGGCTCTGGCCTTCAGCAACCCTACGACTTGCACAATTTCTCCGACTCGGAATTTGATGACGAGAATATGACTGAAGATTTCTCTCCAGAGCCTGACATGAACAGTGTGCACCCGAATCCACTAAATTCGAACCCCTCTCTATCCCCCGTTACAGGATCCCCCAAGCGCAAAGTGCTTCGATATCCACAGAACGGTGTAAACCCGGCCAAGCGAAACTTCTTGTCCAACATCAGCAACAACGAAAGGCAAGAAGTTCGCTGCAGAGACATAGCGGATCTGCCGCAGGTAGACGAGGAGAACTGGCAGTCCCAGGGGTATGGCAACGTTCTCATCGATGATGGGTATTACTCGAAGCCATACCGATTGTCCAAGTGCGGAACTCCACCAGTACTGATTGGCAACGATCGAAAGATATCCACCGGAAATGACTTTGAGGCGAAGTACTCGTCATATGCGTACGGTCGGCGGAATGCTAGCGGAAAGATGGCTGAGGAAGGGATGGCGGCAAACCATCGGGGGAACTTTGTGAATCCGGAGTATGCTATCTGATGTCTGCTGGTATAAGACTCATCTTCCTAAATAGCTCCGCAACACCTTGCCGGCACATAGTGTGATACATCAATCTGAAGCACTGTTATATATCATTCGCAATGGCCTAACCTCGGTATTTGCCCTGCCCGGGTTTCGTCCCCATTTGTCACCTGTAGCAATGCGGACACGCACATGCCCAAGCGAGCACTCTGCAAGAGCAATATACAATTTATGTGAGTTAGGCAGGTCCCTCGGAAAATGGCTACCTAGTTAGCATGCGAAGCTGGCCGGCTTGATTCTACATCCTACGCCTCCCACCCCGATACTGGTTTATTGAACCGTCAATGACCTGCCCCGTACGAACTCCATACAGACGTGGCGGTGGCTTTGGCATCGCCACTCCAGACCCTATCGTCCAACACGGCGGCTCGACAGAGATGTCGCATCGTCGGGCGCCCGTGAGGACAGTTCCACGGCTTGTCTAGTTGTCCCATTTGCGTCAGCAGCGCCTTCATTTGGCGATACGTCAGGGCCTTTCCAATCATGATGCTGCTACGGCACGCCCTCATGGCGAACATTTTTCTCACTTTCGACGGTCGAGGAATGCGGCCTGATTCGtacggctcgtcggccaatAGCGATATCAACTCCTCCAGGTCGTCTAGGCTGAATGTTGTCTCCCGGCTCAGTGGCAATGCTAGGAGTTGGCATCGGGAGCCGGCAGGTGAATCGCCTGTGGTGTCAACATCAACTTTAAACCCGTTTGCTTCAATGGATGCGAGATTTTCCATGATAATCTCTTCCTCGAGGGACGTCAGTTCAAGTCTCTTGGGGTGAACAAGCCTCTGAGATTGAACCGTTGTTGTAGCCTGGAGCCTTTCGAAGTTGTATTTTTCATCCGAAGCATGTTGGTCAATAATGAAGATCTCATCATGCCTTACCTTTTGAgaatcgtcgtcctcgatggcAGCTGGCCGCACAGCAATAATAAAGCCCATATTAAACTGACCTACAACTCGCATTTTTGAGAAGTCGCTTCGTGAAATGATGAGAGGAAGCTTTGACTCCGCATCAGGCGCAGTAATATCGTCGACTCCATCATCCTCGTTTGACTCGACATTTTCTGTAGATCGACGCGAGATGACGTCCTTTAGTAGGAATGACAAAGTCTTCTCATCCATGCGCACAATCTGCGATGCAAGTGCAGCAGTACTGCCACGCTTTGCCCGGACTCCCACAGATTTTGATCGCTTGGGCGAAGGCCCAGTGCTGTCACCATTGTTAGAAGAGTTGGATGATCCAGGAGGTGGGCTCTGCGCGTCTGCGTCCGACTCTGCATCCCTCCCACCTCCCGACTCTAGCCGAGAACCACGATCATGTTCATGAAGGTCCGACGGGGAACATATGGGACCAGGAGGGCTTTTCCTGGAATTAGCATTTGCATCCACTGGATCTAGTGACGCGAGAGTATGCTCGGCGAAGTCTTGCAtgggcctcgacgacagTACTTCGCGACCGGAGTTCGCGTTCCTGCGGTTTATGTTCAAAAGTATATTCTCCATTGTTTCCGGGTTATCCTCGCTTGAGTTCATATTGTTCTCGATAGCAACAGCCGTATCAGCTAACAATAGTGGATTTCCAAGTTTTGAACGTTGAAGTTGATTCTCGGACCTAGTCGGGGCGGCTGGAGCATCATATTCAACGTTAGATGCCATAGTTGAATTTGAAGACACCTCTTGCATCGCATCGCTCGTGGTTGTGGCCCCTACAAAGCTTTTTCCGGCCAGCCGGTCGTTGAAATCCTGAACCGGCCTCGGAAGCTGTGACCTGTTTCGTCCAGGCATCGCACGGGTCTGCGTTGACGAGATGGATGTCTCTTGTTCGACTGCGGACGGTTCAACCGACAAAGCCTGGGAAGCTTGGCGAGAATTTGACAATGACGATGAATGCCGTGAGGCCACCGAGGAGTCTTTGTTGTTCAGCCACTGACTGATGAGGTTTTGATCTGGCTCAATTCTGCGCCGTGACGCCgatgttgttgttgctgatTTAGGTCCTCCAGATGTTTCCCTTGAATCTATATCTGAATCATCGCTTgagtcgccgtcgttgctgATATCATCAttgtcatcatcgtcaaTGTCGTCAATGCTAGACTGCAGGGACCTGGCCGATGAACGTCTCAATGACACCCGTTTTGACTCGCTTTTTTGGTTCATGACGGGTGCTACCTTGTTCTGACCGCTCATCGTTGATGTGGAATCAAGGTGCTTCGGTTTCTCGGCAGCTAGTCGAGAAATTGGGACAGAGTGGTCGTGTGAATCGAACAGTGCGGTCAGCGAAGAACGAACGTTGTCTAGCAGTCGGCCTTGGTCATGCAAAAAGATGCTGCGCTTGTCTGGGCTAACGTTGACGTCGTACATGTGGGTATCGAGCTGAATATCGGCAAAGATGAAGGGCGACTGAGTGTGATTGAACGATCTATACACTTCATTGAACGCTTTGGCAAACTGAGGTAATGCGCAGGGCCTTCCATTTATAAAGAACATTTGCTTGTCGGGCGTCTGGCGACCATCTCCGGCAGAAGGCCGCGATACATGGCCAAGAATGCGAACCAGTTTTGATACTGCACCCTGCGTCACAGGGACTGcaaggccatggccggcagCGGAAGGTTGCAACTCAAGTTTCAGGTCTAGCTCGACGAGAGCGGACATTGTTTTCGTGCCGAAAATATTTGTTATGTTGTCACGGGTAGTGGCATTTCCCTTTGTTGAAAACAAGAGAACGCGCTTACCCTTCGTGGGTTGTTGCGAAACGGAGAACTTGAGGTTGGTTTGGATGCAGGCGTATTGGTTGAGCAAGGCTATGACCTTGTGCCATTCTCGTTTGATGTTGCGTTCAAGCTCACGTCGACGGACGGGAAGGCTGTGAAAGAGACTCTCCACCGAGACAGTGGTGCCCTTCTGTGTGGCGACGACCTCGGTGCTCCTGAGGGCGCCAGAAGATTCAAATGCGAGCCTGGAGCCCTTGGGGGCATCCGCTTGGAGGCAGGTAGTGACATGAACGCTGGAGAGTGCGCACAGGGAAGCCAAGGCCTCGCCGCGGAAACCAAATGTCTGCAACGAGGCGATATCGGAGTACGAGGACAGCTTGGAGGTGTGGTGCTTCAGGGCAACGGAAGCATAGTTGGCAGGCGCAATACCGGATCCATTGTCTTGAACTTCGATCAGTTCGAGGCCCTGGTTCCTGAATCGGACGTCTAAAAGGGAGACGTATCAGTCAGCCAGCTGATCCAGACAGAAGAGTGGATGAGAAGGGGACATGGGGAACGATCACGGTACCAATGGTGGTGGCACCAGCATCGACACTGTTCTCAACCAGCTCTTTGACAACGGAGCATAGGTCGACAATGACCTGTCCTGACTGGATTTGATGAACCTGAGATTGTGAGAGGGTGGATTAGTCAAAGATTCCATTCTCGTTGCAAGAGGAACAACGCTGCGTGAAACGTACGCTCCGGCTGTCGATGGGAAGGATGGAGGCTGCCATGATGATGCATGTATTAGGCGGGCGAATGCCCCTCCAGGTTTGGAGAGAGGGCTGTCCTTTCTAGGATAGTTGTTGTCTGAAGTGTGGCAATGAATTCATGAATCCCGTTGCTATCGCAGTGATATTCTAGCGAGGTGAATGtgccgtactgtatgtaACTTGGAAGTAGTCAAACTGAGAAATAATGATTtcattacggagtatgcaTTGCCCGAAACTAGTGCCataagtgtacggagtacaggccgtacagtagctgtacttacttgtaagtacttgtacgtcactgtacagtacgttacttaagtacggggtactttAGGtggacatgtacggagtacaagtgctgtagcTGCCTTAAGTGCTTGTCAAATACTACACCTATTTGgttactacagtacggagtaggtacggagttATTGCTAAATTCACGGTTTGGCTGCCAAGGTATGGATggtatgtacttacttacagtgataagtactccgtgctccgccGTAATGCTGCATGGATtgtacttattattacttcAGTACAGTTACGGACTGACAATCCCAAGTGCCTTAGTATTACATAATCTCCCCTATCAACCAACAGTAAGTatattccgtactgtacatgcaagtactgtaattacttacttggttTTACAAGCACCCACGCACCATGCCGTTGTACACAacttagtactccgtaggtacagTAGCTATCAATCACCCCAGCGTCATACGTCGCATTTGCGACAACATCGAAATCGACATCGACATCGACCTCAGCAACACATACAGTCCATGATTCCTGCTTCCATTCAGCCTCACGTCAATTGTTTTAATAAAAATCGAccggtcggcctcgacggccgcgaaTTACCCAACAGCGACTGCCATGTGGAGAGACCGTACCAACCTGTACGTTCTCGGACATCGAACCGCTCTGTTGTCCTTCTGATCCACCCGCTTGCTAACTTCAGCCCAACTTCTGCATAGCTACATCTCGTATCGTCAGTCGTATGCGCATCATCCAGTGCAGCGCAACAAATATGCGAGAGGAAGCGCGAgaggcgccggcgtcctctCAGACCCCTACGGGGGCAGTAGCCAGGCGCAGGAGGACCGGCGCGGCTTGCTTTCAAGCAGCgccttcgacgacgatggtgactCTATAATTGAGATGGATATGATCCCGCCCCGCTGGGCCGACGTTTCGAGCGAGATCACCGAGTTGCTCGCCAACATTGCCACCAAGAGCCAGCACTTGGAAAAGCTCCATCAGAAACACGTCCTCCCAGGATTCAACGACGAAGACGCCAAGAGGGCCGAAGAGGTCCAGATAGAGAAGTTGACACAAGCGATCACCAAGAGCTTTCAAGACTGCCGTCGATGCATTCACCGGATTGAGCAGATGGTGCGAGAGGGGCAGCAGTCGGGGTCCATTTCGAGGGCGGAAGAGACCATGGCCAAGAACATTCAAATATCACTGGCGACAAGAGTCCAAGATGCGAGTGCAAGCTTTCGGAAGAAGCAGAGCGCGTACCTAAAAAGTAAGTCTGCTCATGTTCTTTTGCTAGTATCATCATGCTTGTGCATAACGAGATGGACTTCGCTCACCTCTTCCCTTTTCCATGCAGAGATTCGCGACATGGGCGATATGGGAACTTTTGCCCCCCTAGAAAAGCCACAGTCGGGGTCGTATGCAGATCCGTCCTTGCAGGAATCGGATGCCGACCGCTACTTCTCTCAATCAACCATGCAAGCAGCCTCGCAACAAAGGATGCTTCACTCTAATGACACCACAATCTTGCAACGAGAACGCGAGATTGAAGAAATCGCCCAAGGAATTATCCAACTATCAGACCTCTTCCGAGACCTACAAGCAATGGTCATTGACCAGGGTACCATGCTGGACAGGATCGACTACAATGTCGAACGAATGAACGAGGACGTCAAGGGAGCCGACAAGGAACTCAACGTTGCTTCGGGGTACCAAAGGAAAACAACCAAGAGGAAAATCATTCTCCTTCTGATCCTCATCATTGTTGGCCTATTCATCCTGCTCATGATTAAGCCGAAGAAGCACGATTAGCTAGAGGAGCAAGCATGTTTTGGAAACTGCATGGAGCTCGAACCGAAGTCGATTCGATGTTATCATTACATATATTCATCACACCGTACATATATACCACGCCACAGAATGAAAATGGTAGCAACTCTTTCGCTTCTGGCTTCGGGTTTTATCCATGAGCATCGTCTCAATAATTCACGTTCCAACATGCACATCCTGTACGCGTTGCACCTGTTATAAAGGATATATTCCTAACGTCGTTTCTAGTTACGACCAAGGAATGCCAACCTGATCCTTGTCATGGTCGTCGAACGCTCTTCCGAACAGTTTTGGGTATCGGCTCCAGAGCTTGGGCATTTGGGCTTCAAGCTCCCGAGTCATATCTGGCAGCGACGGTAGGAGTTCCGAACCCCATGCCCGGTCTACCAATCTTTTTATGCTCTCTGCCGATGTTTCATTCCCGTCTCTCGAACGATGTTTGCGCCGACCAGGCACCTGGCTAAGAGCAATGCGTGATATCACCGCCGTACGCAAAATCTGTCTATCAACCAGGACTCCCTGGTCCCGTAAGACAGCAAGGAGGCGTACGCCGCAAGCAACGTCGAATGCAACGATGCCAGAGTTGCCCATATCCATTACTGCTTCGACGCTTGGTCGGGCAGCCAGCGTTTGGTCGAATCCCCACCTAACGATGGAACGCTGTAGATGTGGATTGAATATCTTTTGCACAGGGTGTTCACGGTGTGTGAACGGGAGATCCGCTGGAA of the Drechmeria coniospora strain ARSEF 6962 chromosome 01, whole genome shotgun sequence genome contains:
- a CDS encoding t-SNARE affecting a late Golgi compartment protein 2 yields the protein MWRDRTNLYISYRQSYAHHPVQRNKYARGSARGAGVLSDPYGGSSQAQEDRRGLLSSSAFDDDGDSIIEMDMIPPRWADVSSEITELLANIATKSQHLEKLHQKHVLPGFNDEDAKRAEEVQIEKLTQAITKSFQDCRRCIHRIEQMVREGQQSGSISRAEETMAKNIQISLATRVQDASASFRKKQSAYLKKIRDMGDMGTFAPLEKPQSGSYADPSLQESDADRYFSQSTMQAASQQRMLHSNDTTILQREREIEEIAQGIIQLSDLFRDLQAMVIDQGTMLDRIDYNVERMNEDVKGADKELNVASGYQRKTTKRKIILLLILIIVGLFILLMIKPKKHD